From Toxorhynchites rutilus septentrionalis strain SRP chromosome 2, ASM2978413v1, whole genome shotgun sequence, a single genomic window includes:
- the LOC129765847 gene encoding pickpocket protein 28-like, producing the protein MRILSEKTSKLVSLLWERISYEFCDATSIHGFKHFVGRDKLYLERVFWIVLPFASLYFCLDFVYSVYEKWERDPIIISLDKQPSSIYTIPFPAVTICPETKVKTSELNFTHAFSLLRTGFLNESKDGERIRKVLALLQLCEYNLYERYDHPLHHNDLSVMLKSMAIPPLEVFNSCIWKGKPINCLKLFKSSLTNMGYCYTFNSLANSDLLRAEELDPSINTFNSEINPSDWTLDLGYRNGAGTKAFPRRVITGGYYGGLEVSLLVNKSDKDYLCEDSFQGFKVQLHMPNEYTLLMNQFFRVPVDQQLLVTVAPSVVITDSKVKYYTPDMRHCYYTNERRLRFFRIYTRKNCEIECLTNHTLSLCGCVRFSMPRPPRAPICSLRDASCYQEALSKVLKLEAMITEGVDRNISEYCNCLPSCNNVVYDSQVSQADWEWQKRPWIDNSKRQHLTMDNVHQSKIVIYFREAQFMPLKRNEHIAFSDLVASCGGLLSLFTGVSILSLLELIYYCTLRPFSIWRRLKRDESTEDIEAKCECTEKVEPVIQ; encoded by the exons ATGCGTATTCTTAGTGAGAAGACGTCAAAACTGGTTTCGCTTTTGTGGGAAAGAATCTCTTACGAGTTTTGTGATGCCACGTCTATTCATGGATTCAAACATTTTGTAGGGCGCGATAAGCTGTATCTAGAAAG GGTTTTTTGGATAGTACTACCATTCGCATCTCTATACTTTTGCCTTGATTTTGTATATTCTGTGTACGAGAAGTGGGAACGTGACCCCATAATTATCAGCTTGGACAAACAGCCCTCTTCAATCTACACGATCCCTTTCCCAGCGGTTACGATCTGTCCGGAAACGAAGGTGAAAACATCGGAGCTCAATTTTACGCATGCATTCAGCCTTCTTCGCACGGGATTTCTCAATGAATCGAAGGATGGGGAACG AATTCGCAAGGTTTTGGCCCTACTACAACTTTGCGAGTACAATTTGTACGAAAGGTACGATCATCCATTACATCACAACGATTTATCAGTAATGCTCAAAAGCATGGCGATTCCACCGCTTGAGGTGTTCAATTCCTGTATTTGGAAGGGGAAGCCCATCAACTGTTTGAAACTATTTAAGAGCTCGTTGACCAATATGGGGTACTGCTATACGTTTAATTCGCTAGCTAACAGTGATTTGCTGCGCGCAGAGGAGTTGGACCCAAGCATTAACACCTTCAACTCGGAAATCAATCCTTCCGACTGGACACTCGATTTGGGCTATCGCAACGGCGCTGGTACGAAAGCATTTCCTCGCAGAGTAATCACCGGAGGGTACTATGGCGGTCTGGAAGTTTCACTTCTGGTGAATAAAAGTGATAAAGATTATTTATGCGAG GATTCTTTCCAGGGATTCAAGGTACAACTCCACATGCCGAACGAATATACTCTACTAATGAATCAGTTCTTCCGCGTTCCAGTGGACCAGCAACTGCTCGTAACGGTGGCACCCAGCGTGGTTATCACCGATTCGAAGGTGAAATATTACACACCAGATATGCGACACTGCTACTACACAAACGAGCGACGCTTGCGCTTCTTCCGAATCTACACAAGAAAGAACTGTGAGATTGAATGTCTGACCAATCACACTCTGAGTCTCTGCGGATGTGTGAGGTTCTCGATGCCTCGTCCTCCGAGGGCACCAATTTGTAGTCTTCGAGATGCTTCGTGCTATCAGGAGGCACTCTCCAAAGTGTTGAAGCTGGAAGCAATGATCACGGAAGGTGTTGATCGAAATATTTCAGAATACTGCAACTGTCTACCATCGTGCAATAACGTCGTGTACGATAGTCAGGTTTCCCAAGCGGATTGGGAGTGGCAGAAGAGACCATGGATTGATAACTCCAAGCGGCAGCACCTCACGATGGATAA TGTTCATCAATCGAAGATCGTGATCTACTTCAGAGAGGCACAGTTCATGCCACTGAAACGAAATGAACACATTGCATTCAGTGATCTGGTGGCAAGCTGTGGCGGGTTGTTAAGTCTATTCACGGGCGTGAGCATTCTAAGCTTGTTGGAGCTGATTTACTACTGCACGTTGAGACCCTTTTCCATATGGAGACGGTTAAAACGCGATGAAAGTACGGAGGATATTGAAGCAAAATGTGAGTGTACAGAAAAGGTGGAACCTGTTattcaataa
- the LOC129769519 gene encoding uncharacterized protein LOC129769519, translating into MVKPAARIVIKFLELLGCVACIITKIITDHESRRVFVRNQKLSREWSLIHNITWSSGGNAFTNIVYGGYTIVIALMLITRCVDAKSRPTLFEKIILSLGTLMFFATGGLVFASIDQVHPDLHDNAIILGCLSFLVAILFIFDLADPMARMTAHMTQTEGSTVAKVSQATETEKDMLKKDVAADVDAAAVYSISQDRYRDMVGPERQSLHDIQGNDYQNHYGRGEPDKRSYRARPDSRHQSNFDRHDPERRSTESIVERKVLPSVQVPVFSYIRGPEESRRIAGKEIQYLPGPDYRDRREYRDAGPYTSRQSLHPHSSPKAASYHDNESFVDEISPSRRSTYVPADKYDSEAVQIKPRFSRPAPPAKPTTVPLAHQGSASESSCSNCHCSQRGAPPKRNGQQQQPRDEPDTPIRPGYVANAARKWDERLRSKSQPIIGLNTMV; encoded by the exons ATGGTTAAGCCAGCTGCCAGAATAGTGATTAAATTTCTTGAATTA TTAGGATGTGTAGCTTGCATCATCACTAAGATTATCACCGACCACGAATCGCGGAGAGTATTCGTGAGAAATCAAAAGTTGTCTAG AGAATGGAGTCTGATACACAACATCACCTGGAGCAGTGGGGGCAACGCATTTACCAATATCGTCTACGGTGGTTACACGATTGTCATCGCACTCATGCTAATCACAAG ATGTGTAGATGCCAAATCGAGACCAACATTGTTTGAGAAGATTATCCTATCGCTAGGAACACTAATGTTCTTCGCTACCG GTGGCTTGGTTTTTGCCTCAATAGATCAAGTACATCCGGACCTCCATGACAACGCAATCATTCTCGGTTGTTTATCGTTCCTGGTGGCGATACTTTTCATATTCGATTTGGCCGACCCGATGGCTCGCATGACGGCCCACATGACACAAACCGAAGGCTCTACCGTTGCCAAAGTGTCGCAGGCCACGGAAACGGAAAAGGATATGCTGAAGAAAGATGTGGCAGCGGACGTCGATGCTGCCGCGGTATATTCTATTTCACAAGATCGTTATCGAGATATGGTCGGACCGGAAAGGCAGAGTCTGCACGACATACAGGGGAATGACTATCAGAACCACTATGGTAGGGGTGAGCCCGATAAACGAAGCTATCGCGCGCGACCCGACTCCCGACATCAGAGTAATTTTGACCGACACGATCCGGAACGCCGGAGCACGGaatcgattgttgagcggaagGTACTGCCATCGGTGCAGGTACCAGTGTTCTCATATATACGCGGTCCCGAAGAAAGCCGCCGAATTGCGGGGAAGGAAATCCAGTATCTACCCGGACCTGACTATCGGGATCGCCGGGAGTATCGCGACGCGGGTCCATACACGAGCCGCCAGTCACTGCATCCGCACTCCTCCCCGAAAGCAGCCTCATATCACGATAACGAATCGTTCGTGGATGAAATCTCACCTTCGAGACGCAGCACGTACGTTCCGGCGGACAAGTACGACAGCGAGGCGGTCCAAATAAAGCCCCGATTCAGTCGTCCGGCACCGCCAGCCAAACCAACCACGGTTCCGCTGGCGCATCAAGGATCCGCATCGGAATCCAGCTGCAGCAACTGCCACTGCTCGCAGAGAGGTGCTCCGCCCAAGCGAAACGGTCAGCAGCAACAGCCGAGAGACGAACCGGATACACCTATAAGACCGGGTTATGTAGCCAATGCAGCGAGGAAGTGGGACGAACGGCTGCGGAGCAAGAGCCAACCCATTATCGGATTGAATACGATGGTTTGA